Proteins encoded within one genomic window of Camelina sativa cultivar DH55 chromosome 19, Cs, whole genome shotgun sequence:
- the LOC104764781 gene encoding ABC transporter I family member 6, chloroplastic (The sequence of the model RefSeq protein was modified relative to this genomic sequence to represent the inferred CDS: added 51 bases not found in genome assembly) has translation MAGVNLQLRHAYSIAQFVPTVSSPPPPTQRIRLGTSPSRVLFCNLRANSAAAAPTLRTTRRSVTITAASSVSSAVDSDSLVEDRDDGGRIPLLEGRDLRAGIAESRQEILKGVNLVVYEGEVHAVMGKNGSGKSTFSKVLVGHPDYEVTGGSIVFKGQNLLDMEPEERSLAGLFMSFQSPVEIPGVSNMDFLNMAFNARKRKLGQPELDPIQFYSHLVSKLEVVNMKTDFLNRNVNEGFSGGERKRNEILQLAVLGAELAILDEIDSGLDVDALQDVAKAVNGLLTPKNSVLMITHYQRLLDYIKPTQIHIMENGRIIKTGDNTLAKLLEKEGYKAISG, from the exons ATGGCCGGCGTTAATCTACAGCTCCGTCACGCTTACTCTATTGCTCAATTCGTTCCAACTGTTTCatcacctcctcctcctactcAGCGAATTCGGCTTGGAACTTCACCCTCTCGGGTTCTCTTCTGTAATCTCCGAGCTAATTCCGCCGCCGCTGCTCCAACTCTGAGAACCACTCGCCGTTCAGTAACTATAACTGCTGCGTCTTCGGTATCCTCAGCCGTTGATTCGGATTCGTTGGTGGAAGATCGCGATGACGGAGGTAGGATCCCGTTGCTTGAGGGTAGGGATTTGAGAGCTGGGATTGCTGAATCGAGGCAGGAGATACTCAAAGGTGTCAATTTGGTTGTCTATGAAGGAGAG GTTCTTGTTGGCCATCCTGATTATGAAGTGACGGGAGGGAGTATTGTGTTTAAAGGGCAGAATCTACTTGATATGGAACCAGAGGAAAGATCTCTTGCTGGTCTCTTTATGAGTTTCCAGTCTCCAGTTGAGATTCCTGGTGTTAGCAATATGGATTTCTTGAATATGGCGTTCAATGCTCGTAAAAGAAAGCTCGGTCAGCCTGAGCTTGATCCAATCCAG TTCTACAGCCACTTAGTGTCAAAACTTGAAGTTGTGAACATGAAGACCGATTTTCTCAACAGAAATGTCAATGAAGGATTTAGTGGCGGTGAAAGGAAACGAAACGAGATTCTACAGTTAGCG GTCCTTGGAGCCGAGTTGGCTATACTGGACGAGATTGATTCAGGGTTGGATGTTGATGCACTTCAGGATGTGGCAAAGGCGGTGAATGGACTTTTGACACCAAAAAACTCTGTTCTGATGATAACCCACTATCAACGCCTACTTGACTACATCAAACCAACTCAAATACACATCATG GAGAACGGAAGAATCATTAAAACCGGAGACAACACATTGGCCAAACTACTGGAAAAGGAAGGCTACAAAGCGATATCGGGTTAG
- the LOC104764780 gene encoding calcium-dependent protein kinase 2-like, whose protein sequence is MGNVCVGPNISGNGFLQTVSAAMWRPRLGAEQASSSSHGKTEVAKQAASEPAPDQVQNKPPEPITMPNPRTNPETISKPGPEIKPEETKQKVLPDESKQKAFPEETKQEVLVQPRTTKPETKSESKPEATKPETKSESKTEATVPETKFESKTEATVPETKSESKPEATIPETKSESKPETKPEPKNPKHMRRVSSAGLRTESVLQRKTENFKEFYSLGRKLGQGQFGTTFLCLEKGTGNEYACKSISKRKLLTDEDVEDVRREIQIMHHLAGHPNVISIKGAYEDVVAVHLVMELCSGGELFDRIIQRGHYTERKAAELARTIVGVLEACHSLGVMHRDLKPENFLFVSKEEDSLLKTIDFGLSMFFKPDEVFTDVVGSPYYVAPEVLRKRYGPESDVWSAGVIVYILLSGVPPFWAETEQGIFEQVLHGDLDFSSDPWPSISESAKDLVRKMLVRDPKRRLTAHQVLCHPWVQIDGVAPDKPLDSAVLSRMKQFSAMNKFKKMALRVIAESLSEEEIAGLKEMFKMIDADNSGQITFEELKAGLKRVGANLKESEILDLMQAADVDNSGTIDYKEFIAATLHLNKIEREDHLFAAFSYFDKDESGFITPDELQQACEEFGVEDARIEEMMRDVDQDKDGRIDYNEFVAMMQKGSIMGGPVKMGLENSISISLKH, encoded by the exons ATGGGTAATGTTTGCGTTGGACCAAACATTTCTGGCAATGGTTTCTTGCAAACTGTCTCGGCTGCAATGTGGCGACCACGGCTTGGAGCTGagcaagcttcttcttcttctcatggtAAAACAGAAGTTGCCAAACAAGCAGCTTCAGAACCAGCACCTGATCAAGTCCAGAATAAGCCCCCTGAGCCTATCACAATGCCAAACCCAAGGACCAATCCTGAAACCATATCAAAACCTGGTCCAGAGATCAAACCTGAAGAGACCAAGCAAAAAGTTCTTCCTGATGAAAGCAAACAGAAAGCTTTTCCTGAAGAAACCAAGCAGGAAGTTCTTGTGCAGCCGAGGACAACAAAACCAGAAACAAAGTCTGAATCCAAGCCGGAGGCGACAAAACCAGAAACAAAGTCTGAATCCAAGACGGAGGCGACAGTACCAGAAACAAAGTTTGAATCCAAGACGGAGGCGACAGTACCAGAAACAAAGTCTGAGTCCAAGCCGGAGGCGACAATACCAGAAACAAAGTCTGAGTCCAAGCCGGAGACGAAACCTGAACCTAAGAATCCTAAACATATGAGGAGAGTGTCCAGTGCAGGGCTTAGAACTGAGTCAGTGTTACAGAGGAAAACTGAAAACTTTAAAGAGTTCTATTCATTAGGAAGGAAACTTGGACAAGGGCAATTTGGGACGACGTTTTTATGCCTTGAGAAAGGTACCGGGAACGAGTATGCTTGCAAGTCGATTTCCAAGAGGAAGCTTTTAACTGATGAGGACGTTGAAGATGTGAGAAGAGAGATTCAGATAATGCATCACTTGGCTGGTCATCCAAATGTTATTTCCATTAAAGGAGCTTATGAGGATGTTGTGGCGGTACATCTTGTGATGGAGTTGTGTTCTGGTGGCGAGCTTTTTGATAGGATTATTCAACGTGGACATTACACAGAGAGGAAAGCTGCTGAGCTTGCCAGAACCATTGTTGGGGTTTTAGAGGCTTGTCACTCTCTTGGTGTCATGCATCGAGACCTCAAGCCTGAGAATTTTCTATTTGTTAGTAAAGAGGAAGACTCTCTCTTGAAAACGATTGACTTTGGACTCTCAATGTTCTTTAAGCCAG ATGAGGTTTTTACAGATGTTGTTGGTAGTCCGTATTACGTAGCTCCAGAGGTTCTTAGAAAGCGTTATGGCCCTGAATCAGATGTGTGGAGTGCTGGtgtgattgtttacattttgttAAGCGGAGTTCCTCCTTTTTGGGCAG AAACCGAACAAGGTATTTTCGAGCAGGTCCTTCATGGTGATCTTGACTTTTCATCTGATCCATGGCCAAGCATCTCTGAAAGCGCAAAAGACTTGGTCAGGAAAATGCTTGTTCGCGACCCCAAGCGAAGACTAACCGCGCATCAAGTATTAT GTCATCCATGGGTACAAATTGACGGTGTGGCTCCAGATAAACCTTTGGACTCTGCTGTTCTTAGCCGTATGAAGCAATTTTCTGCAATGAACAAGTTCAAGAAAATGGCTCTAAGA GTCATAGCCGAGAGCTTATCTGAAGAAGAAATAGCTGGTTTGAAAGAAATGTTTAAGATGATTGACGCTGACAATAGTGGTCAGATAACTTTCGAAGAACTGAAAGCAGGACTAAAACGAGTTGGTGCCAATCTCAAAGAGTCAGAAATTCTTGATCTAATGCAAGCT GCTGATGTGGACAATAGCGGAACAATAGACTACAAAGAGTTCATAGCGGCCACATTGCATCTaaataaaatagagagagaggaccATTTGTTCGCTGCCTTCTCCTACTTTGACAAGGACGAGAGCGGCTTTATCACCCCGGACGAGCTTCAACAAGCCTGCGAGGAGTTTGGTGTTGAAGATGCCCGCATAGAAGAAATGATGCGTGATGTTGATCAAGACAAG GACGGCAGAATAGACTACAACGAGTTTGTGGCAATGATGCAGAAAGGAAGCATAATGGGAGGACCAGTGAAGATGGGTTTAGAGAACAGCATTAGCATATCTCTGAAACATTAG